A single genomic interval of Methylocystis sp. IM3 harbors:
- a CDS encoding strawberry notch family protein produces MLHAPIPAAEAASLPLAPSAPPAAAILAAAEHIFSHLEQGHTVDAATLRGAMECAFNASDASGAWDWKAAYDACEAATVLFLRKYGKALFRKAGSPALLLAALAKIVGLLPTHTRRSEEAQAFQQFSTPTPLGLAALTAATLTPADRVLEPSAGTGLLAVLAETAGTSLILNELAETRADLLASLFPATPVTRFDAAQIDDHLDPAAVPSVVIMNPPFSVMANVTGRVADAAYRHIASALARLADGGRLVAITGASFSPELPAWREAFVRLQGRGRVVFTAAIAGSVYAKHGTTIETRLTVIDKAPAEDPERFPDSAGIAPDVATLLGWIDARLPARLPVSIARPVAMSAATPRPVRGYLARVATAQPARRIAQLEGVPLAYETIDWMPPESGNLSDSIYEAYALQSIRIDGAQPHPTKLVQSAAMASVAPPKPSYRPTLPAPIVSGGILSDAQLETVIYAGEAHGEYLAGAWTVDETGDLITAAADDAPKAVRFRRGFMLGDGTGAGKGRQSAGIILDNWLQGRRKAVWISKSDKLLEDAQRDWSALGMERLLVTPLLRFPQGSAIRLPEGVLFLTYATLRSDDKAEKLSRVKQIVEWLGSDFDGVIIFDESHAMQNAGGGKGERGDVAASQQGRAGLRLQHALPNARAVYVSATGATTVHNLAYAQRLGLWGGEDFPFATRAEFVTAIEDGGVAAMEVLARDLRSLGLYTARSLSYDGVEYELVEHQLTDEQRRIYDAYAGAFAIIHNHLDAAMRAANITGSDGTLNRQAKSAARSAFESAKQRFFGHLLTAMKTPTLIRSIEKDIQAGHVAVIQIVSTGEALMERRLAEIPTEEWNDVQVDITPREYVLDYLAHSFPVQLYEPFTDGEGNLSSRPVFRDGQPVEGREAVARRDELIEQLASLPSVPGALDQIVQRFGTDMVAEVTGRSRRIVRKGERLTVENRAPSANLAETAAFMDDLKRILVFSDAGGTGRSYHAELSARNRRLRVHYLLEPGWKADAAIQGLGRTNRTNQAQPPLFRPIATDVKAEKRFLSTIARRLDTLGAITRGQRQTGGQGLFRPEDNLESTYARDALRQLYLLLVRGKIEGCSPERFESATGLKLMDANGIKDELPPITTFLNRLLALTIELQGILFTAFEQLLDAKVQGAIASGVYDVGLETLTAESLKVTDRKTIYTYPATGAQTRLLTLTERRRNRPMTFEDALAYLDDGSAKLLVNAKSGRAAVQVPAPSLMLDDGEIERRMRLIRPMEHHHASLKMMAESHWNEVDRSTFAAAWRREMLETPPFTESTIHIVAGLLLPLWKRLPNESTRVYRLQTDDGERIIGRRVSPAWAANATATTGAAKLSAEDAHAALIDGQTIVDLAEGLQLRRVRVMGTNRIELTGFTETMRERLRAYGLFTEIISWKLRFFIPVDTTGVAVLAKLLDTYPVTRISEREAA; encoded by the coding sequence ATGCTCCATGCTCCGATCCCCGCCGCCGAGGCGGCATCACTTCCGCTCGCGCCGTCCGCGCCGCCGGCCGCCGCCATCCTCGCCGCCGCCGAGCACATCTTCTCCCACCTCGAACAAGGCCACACCGTCGATGCCGCCACGCTGCGCGGCGCCATGGAGTGCGCCTTCAACGCCTCCGACGCGTCCGGCGCCTGGGACTGGAAAGCCGCCTATGACGCCTGCGAGGCGGCGACCGTCCTGTTCCTGCGCAAATACGGAAAGGCGCTTTTCCGCAAAGCCGGATCGCCGGCTTTACTGTTGGCAGCCCTCGCCAAGATCGTCGGACTGTTGCCAACCCACACGCGCCGATCCGAGGAGGCGCAAGCCTTCCAGCAATTCTCGACGCCGACCCCGCTCGGCCTTGCCGCGCTGACGGCGGCAACATTGACGCCGGCCGACCGCGTGCTGGAGCCGTCGGCCGGCACCGGGCTGCTCGCGGTCCTTGCCGAGACCGCCGGCACGTCGCTCATCCTCAACGAGCTGGCCGAGACCCGCGCCGATCTTCTCGCTTCTCTCTTTCCGGCCACGCCCGTCACGCGCTTCGACGCCGCCCAGATCGACGACCATCTCGATCCGGCCGCCGTGCCCAGCGTCGTCATCATGAACCCGCCGTTCTCGGTGATGGCGAACGTCACCGGGCGTGTCGCCGACGCCGCATATCGCCATATCGCCTCGGCGCTCGCCCGGCTGGCCGATGGCGGGCGCCTGGTCGCGATCACCGGCGCGAGCTTCTCGCCCGAGCTTCCGGCCTGGCGAGAAGCCTTCGTCCGCCTCCAGGGACGCGGCCGCGTCGTGTTCACCGCGGCGATAGCCGGCTCGGTCTATGCCAAGCACGGCACGACCATCGAGACCCGCCTGACCGTCATCGACAAGGCGCCGGCCGAGGACCCTGAGCGCTTCCCGGACTCTGCCGGGATTGCACCCGACGTCGCGACGCTGCTCGGCTGGATCGACGCGCGGCTTCCCGCGCGCCTGCCTGTCTCGATCGCGCGGCCTGTCGCGATGTCGGCCGCCACGCCACGCCCGGTGCGGGGCTATCTCGCCCGCGTGGCGACGGCCCAGCCCGCCCGTCGCATCGCCCAGCTCGAAGGCGTGCCGCTCGCCTATGAGACCATCGACTGGATGCCGCCGGAGAGCGGCAACCTGTCGGACTCGATCTATGAGGCCTATGCGCTCCAGTCGATCCGCATCGATGGTGCGCAGCCGCATCCGACCAAGCTGGTGCAGTCCGCCGCAATGGCCTCGGTCGCGCCACCGAAGCCGAGCTATCGGCCGACGCTGCCGGCGCCGATCGTCTCTGGCGGCATCCTGTCCGACGCCCAGCTCGAGACGGTGATCTATGCCGGCGAGGCCCATGGCGAATATCTCGCTGGGGCCTGGACCGTGGACGAGACCGGCGATCTCATCACCGCGGCGGCGGACGATGCGCCAAAGGCGGTCCGCTTCCGCCGTGGCTTCATGCTCGGCGACGGCACCGGCGCCGGCAAGGGCCGCCAGTCGGCCGGCATCATCCTCGACAACTGGCTCCAGGGACGCCGCAAGGCCGTCTGGATCTCCAAGTCGGACAAGCTGCTCGAAGACGCCCAGCGCGACTGGTCGGCGCTCGGCATGGAGCGGCTCCTGGTCACGCCGCTGTTGCGCTTCCCGCAGGGCTCGGCCATTCGGCTGCCCGAAGGCGTCCTATTTCTAACCTACGCTACGCTACGCTCCGACGACAAGGCCGAGAAGCTTTCGCGCGTCAAACAGATCGTCGAATGGTTGGGCTCCGATTTCGACGGAGTGATCATTTTCGACGAGAGCCATGCGATGCAGAACGCCGGTGGCGGCAAAGGAGAACGGGGCGACGTGGCTGCGTCGCAGCAGGGCCGTGCGGGCCTTCGGCTCCAGCACGCGCTGCCGAATGCCCGCGCGGTCTATGTCTCCGCCACCGGCGCCACCACGGTTCATAATCTCGCCTATGCCCAGCGGCTCGGCCTGTGGGGCGGTGAGGATTTTCCTTTCGCCACCCGCGCTGAGTTCGTCACGGCGATCGAGGACGGCGGCGTCGCGGCGATGGAGGTGCTGGCGCGCGATCTTCGTTCGCTCGGCCTCTACACGGCCCGGTCGCTCTCCTATGACGGCGTGGAATACGAGTTGGTGGAGCACCAGCTCACCGACGAGCAGCGTCGCATCTACGATGCCTATGCCGGCGCCTTCGCCATCATCCACAATCATCTCGACGCGGCGATGCGGGCCGCCAACATCACCGGCAGCGATGGGACGCTGAACCGCCAGGCGAAGTCCGCCGCGCGCTCTGCCTTCGAGAGCGCCAAGCAGCGTTTCTTCGGACATCTACTTACAGCCATGAAGACGCCGACGCTGATCCGCTCAATCGAGAAGGATATCCAAGCGGGCCATGTCGCGGTCATCCAGATCGTTTCGACCGGCGAGGCGCTTATGGAACGCCGGCTCGCCGAGATCCCGACCGAGGAATGGAACGACGTGCAGGTCGACATCACGCCGCGCGAATACGTCCTCGATTACCTCGCCCATTCCTTCCCGGTGCAGCTCTATGAACCGTTCACGGATGGTGAAGGCAATTTATCGTCGCGGCCCGTCTTTCGGGATGGCCAGCCCGTCGAAGGCCGCGAAGCCGTCGCCCGCCGCGATGAGTTGATCGAACAGCTCGCTTCGCTCCCGTCGGTGCCTGGCGCGCTCGATCAGATCGTCCAGCGCTTCGGCACGGACATGGTGGCCGAGGTGACGGGGCGTTCCAGACGCATCGTCCGCAAAGGCGAACGCCTGACCGTCGAGAACCGCGCGCCTTCCGCCAATCTCGCTGAGACGGCCGCGTTCATGGATGATCTGAAGCGCATCCTCGTCTTCTCGGACGCCGGGGGGACCGGGCGCAGCTATCACGCCGAACTCTCGGCGCGGAACCGCCGCTTGCGTGTCCATTATCTGCTCGAACCCGGTTGGAAGGCCGACGCCGCCATTCAGGGGCTCGGTCGCACCAATCGGACCAATCAGGCGCAACCGCCCTTGTTCCGTCCCATCGCCACCGATGTGAAGGCGGAGAAGCGGTTCCTTAGCACGATCGCCCGTCGTCTCGATACGCTCGGCGCGATCACGCGCGGTCAGCGCCAGACCGGCGGTCAAGGCCTGTTCCGGCCCGAGGACAATCTCGAAAGCACCTACGCCCGCGACGCGCTGCGCCAGCTCTATCTCCTGCTGGTTCGCGGCAAGATCGAAGGCTGCTCGCCGGAACGCTTCGAGTCCGCCACGGGCCTCAAGCTGATGGACGCCAACGGCATCAAGGACGAGCTACCGCCGATCACCACGTTCTTGAACAGGTTGCTCGCGCTGACCATCGAGCTGCAGGGCATTCTCTTCACCGCCTTCGAGCAATTGCTCGACGCCAAGGTGCAGGGCGCCATCGCCAGCGGCGTTTACGATGTCGGACTGGAAACGCTGACGGCGGAGAGCCTCAAGGTCACGGACCGCAAGACGATCTACACCTATCCAGCGACGGGCGCGCAAACGCGGTTGCTCACCCTCACCGAACGGCGGCGCAATCGGCCGATGACCTTTGAGGACGCCTTGGCCTATCTCGACGATGGTTCGGCTAAGCTGCTCGTCAACGCCAAGTCGGGACGTGCCGCCGTTCAGGTTCCGGCCCCGTCACTCATGCTGGACGACGGCGAAATCGAACGGCGTATGCGGCTGATCCGGCCCATGGAGCACCATCATGCTTCGCTGAAGATGATGGCGGAGAGCCATTGGAACGAGGTTGATCGTTCCACCTTCGCGGCGGCCTGGCGGCGTGAGATGCTGGAGACGCCGCCATTTACCGAGAGCACGATCCACATCGTTGCCGGGTTGCTCCTGCCGCTATGGAAGCGGCTACCCAATGAATCGACGCGCGTCTATCGGCTTCAGACCGATGACGGCGAACGCATTATCGGTCGCCGCGTCTCGCCGGCCTGGGCGGCGAATGCAACGGCGACCACCGGGGCGGCGAAGCTCTCCGCGGAGGACGCCCATGCCGCGCTTATCGACGGCCAGACCATCGTCGATCTCGCCGAAGGCCTCCAACTCCGCCGCGTTCGCGTCATGGGCACCAATCGCATCGAACTGACCGGCTTCACGGAAACGATGCGCGAGCGCCTGCGCGCCTATGGTCTCTTCACCGAGATCATCTCGTGGAAGCTGCGTTTCTTCATTCCCGTCGATACCACTGGCGTCGCCGTGCTCGCCAAGCTGCTCGATACCTATCCGGTGACGCGCATCTCCGAGCGGGAGGCCGCGTGA
- a CDS encoding helix-turn-helix domain-containing protein produces MSVKITEVRKMTSEQPVLTAEQARSARALLQWSQTDLAKAAGVAVSTIAEFEKWQRVPMSNNLKAMREALEAAGVRFTPGGASLLQQLSLHLMSESNGAELQLHYTVEAADAVSEVLSVFGKVEGGQASFDAVQSASVALKQSLANLVAKHSSLAPQLHKLKKFVQALRDDEFFLLLPEKAASTAEQLARERLVYRLNHPDEKDETDGMDDLFGALLARYDMRSPRTDRLTVIGKMDRAHLKCRFCDRTAAEGATFKKVAHAIPTALGNDHLKVANECDDCNAYFGEETEPSLVALLDIQRGFLGIEGRGGRPQLKFAEGKLFHDGKKLNITSKDVSEDASTKTISVQLGKGAPMIPVAAYKALVKIVLSVVDAQELLHLKKTIAWLREGKHSDHVLPNVAATLVDLPPNPSAQITIYRRKDDNLRLPHLVGEFRLGCYLYVFAVPFSDRDSWDLVGFFEDDEFRDTFKHFASVRRWAQNNLNGKERVFLSPQINLVPRKA; encoded by the coding sequence ATGTCAGTGAAAATCACTGAGGTGAGAAAAATGACTAGTGAACAACCCGTCCTCACTGCCGAGCAAGCGCGCTCTGCGCGCGCGCTTCTGCAATGGTCGCAAACTGATTTGGCGAAGGCGGCCGGTGTCGCCGTTTCCACGATCGCGGAGTTCGAAAAGTGGCAGCGCGTTCCGATGTCGAATAATCTGAAAGCCATGCGTGAGGCTTTGGAGGCGGCGGGTGTGCGGTTCACGCCGGGTGGCGCTTCGCTGCTGCAGCAGCTCAGCCTTCATCTCATGAGCGAGAGCAACGGGGCTGAGCTGCAGCTCCATTACACTGTCGAGGCAGCGGACGCGGTTTCCGAGGTGCTTTCCGTCTTTGGGAAGGTTGAAGGCGGTCAGGCGTCGTTCGACGCGGTGCAATCGGCGTCGGTCGCTCTCAAGCAGAGTTTGGCGAACCTTGTCGCAAAGCACAGCTCCCTTGCTCCCCAGCTCCATAAGCTGAAGAAATTCGTGCAGGCGCTGCGCGATGACGAGTTTTTCCTTCTGCTTCCCGAGAAAGCTGCCTCAACGGCTGAACAGCTCGCGCGCGAGCGCTTGGTCTATCGCCTGAATCATCCCGATGAGAAGGATGAAACCGACGGGATGGACGATCTCTTCGGGGCATTGCTTGCGCGCTACGATATGAGGTCGCCGCGAACCGATAGGCTGACCGTCATCGGGAAGATGGACCGCGCTCATTTAAAGTGTCGGTTTTGCGATCGAACCGCCGCTGAAGGCGCGACCTTCAAGAAAGTGGCCCACGCGATTCCGACCGCGTTGGGAAACGATCATCTGAAGGTCGCCAACGAGTGCGACGACTGCAACGCCTATTTCGGGGAAGAAACCGAGCCATCCCTCGTGGCGTTGTTGGATATTCAGCGAGGCTTTCTCGGCATTGAGGGGCGGGGAGGCCGTCCGCAACTGAAGTTTGCGGAGGGCAAGCTCTTTCACGACGGAAAGAAGCTAAACATCACGTCGAAGGACGTGTCGGAGGACGCGTCGACCAAAACGATTTCGGTGCAGCTCGGCAAAGGCGCGCCGATGATCCCGGTCGCGGCTTACAAAGCTCTGGTAAAGATCGTGCTTTCTGTGGTCGACGCGCAGGAGCTCTTGCATCTCAAGAAAACGATCGCGTGGCTGCGCGAGGGGAAGCACAGCGACCACGTGCTTCCGAACGTTGCGGCCACCCTAGTTGACTTGCCGCCCAATCCGTCGGCGCAAATAACCATCTATCGCCGGAAAGACGACAACTTGCGCTTGCCTCATCTCGTCGGTGAGTTCCGATTGGGCTGCTACCTCTACGTTTTCGCAGTTCCGTTTTCGGATCGCGACTCTTGGGATCTCGTCGGATTCTTTGAAGACGATGAGTTTCGCGACACGTTCAAGCATTTCGCGAGCGTGCGGCGTTGGGCGCAAAACAATTTAAACGGAAAAGAGAGGGTCTTCCTCTCCCCGCAGATCAATCTGGTGCCGCGAAAAGCTTAG
- a CDS encoding ParB/RepB/Spo0J family partition protein — translation MATAVQKIVLSSSRDIPFNKLVLSQSNVRRVKAGVSIEDLAASIARCGLIQSLSVIPVVDAEGQETGMFEVPAGGRRFCALELLVKQKRLAKIAPVPCVVRKRDDEVLAEEVSLVENIDRAPLHPLDQFRAFQDMRVKGKTEEEIAAALFVPVQVVKQRLRLAATSPTLHDVYAEDGMTLDQLMAFTVSDDHARQEQVWEAIKDAWSKEPYQIRRMLTETTVRASDKRAVFVGVEAYELAGGGVMRDLFQSDDGGWLQDAALLDRLVGEKLKATAETIAAEGWKWIEVAVGFPYDATRGLRALQGEPLDLTVEEQATIEALNAEYQKLEAEYEGADELPDEVDQRLGEIETALSAFDNRPVRFEADDIARAGVFISIAHDGSVAIDRGYVRAEDEAPEPGIEADGDDTEHQPGEPVTPAVQRAVITIGGQPVEPEDDEDDAFKPLPERLVIELTAYCTLALRNAVAENPHIAMTALLHKLVSDTFMTHMYTGAMEAGVKHVFFPAEDDALKDSPSARAVHDRHAAWAGDIQKDDDTLWDWLAGLDDASRMALLAHCVSYGVNALYERPNPRSAGGVSQHTLDMRLAQADRLTKATGLDLVEAGWRPTFGNYLNRVTKPRILQAVREGVGEQAAQLIDHLKKGDMAKEAERLLAETGWLPEPLRLIAETETSGTETQTGGEDDGAALPDFLAGDDEEAAGEEDERHPVAAE, via the coding sequence ATGGCTACTGCAGTTCAGAAGATCGTCCTGTCGTCCTCGCGCGACATCCCCTTCAACAAGCTGGTCTTGAGCCAGTCCAATGTCCGGCGCGTGAAGGCCGGTGTCTCGATCGAGGACCTGGCGGCCTCGATCGCGCGATGCGGCCTGATTCAGAGCCTCAGCGTCATCCCCGTGGTCGACGCCGAGGGCCAGGAGACCGGCATGTTCGAGGTGCCGGCCGGCGGCCGCCGCTTCTGCGCGCTGGAGCTGCTGGTCAAGCAGAAGCGCCTCGCCAAGATCGCCCCGGTGCCGTGCGTGGTCCGCAAGCGCGACGACGAGGTCCTGGCCGAGGAAGTCTCGCTGGTCGAGAACATCGACCGCGCGCCGCTCCATCCGCTGGACCAGTTCCGCGCCTTCCAGGACATGCGGGTGAAGGGCAAAACCGAGGAGGAGATCGCCGCGGCGCTCTTCGTGCCGGTCCAGGTGGTCAAGCAGCGCCTCCGCCTCGCGGCCACATCACCCACCTTGCACGACGTCTATGCCGAGGACGGGATGACGCTCGACCAGCTCATGGCCTTCACCGTCTCCGATGACCATGCCCGCCAGGAGCAGGTCTGGGAGGCGATCAAGGACGCCTGGTCGAAGGAGCCGTATCAGATCCGCCGCATGCTGACCGAGACGACGGTGCGCGCCTCGGACAAGCGCGCCGTCTTCGTAGGCGTCGAGGCCTACGAGTTGGCCGGCGGCGGCGTCATGCGCGACCTGTTCCAGTCCGACGATGGCGGTTGGCTGCAGGATGCGGCGCTGCTCGATCGGCTGGTGGGCGAGAAGCTGAAGGCGACGGCCGAGACGATCGCCGCCGAGGGCTGGAAGTGGATCGAGGTCGCGGTCGGCTTCCCCTATGACGCCACTCGCGGCCTGCGTGCGCTGCAGGGCGAACCGCTCGACCTGACCGTCGAGGAACAGGCGACGATCGAGGCGCTCAACGCCGAGTACCAGAAGCTTGAAGCGGAATATGAAGGCGCCGACGAGCTGCCTGACGAGGTCGACCAGCGGCTCGGCGAGATCGAGACGGCGCTGTCGGCCTTCGATAACCGTCCGGTCCGCTTCGAGGCCGACGACATCGCCCGCGCGGGCGTGTTCATCAGCATCGCCCACGACGGCAGCGTCGCCATCGATCGCGGCTATGTCCGGGCCGAGGACGAGGCTCCCGAGCCCGGCATCGAGGCCGATGGGGACGATACCGAGCATCAGCCGGGCGAGCCCGTTACGCCGGCCGTGCAGCGCGCTGTCATCACGATCGGCGGCCAGCCCGTCGAGCCGGAGGACGACGAGGACGATGCGTTCAAGCCGCTGCCCGAGCGCCTGGTCATCGAGCTGACGGCCTACTGCACCCTCGCATTGCGCAATGCCGTCGCGGAGAATCCGCACATCGCCATGACCGCGCTCCTTCACAAGCTGGTCTCGGACACCTTCATGACCCACATGTATACGGGCGCCATGGAGGCCGGGGTGAAGCACGTCTTCTTCCCGGCGGAGGACGATGCGCTGAAGGACAGCCCTTCCGCCCGCGCGGTGCATGACCGCCACGCCGCCTGGGCCGGCGACATCCAGAAGGACGACGATACCCTGTGGGACTGGCTCGCGGGCCTGGACGACGCCAGCCGGATGGCGCTGCTGGCGCATTGCGTCAGCTATGGCGTCAACGCGCTCTATGAGCGGCCGAACCCGCGCAGCGCCGGCGGCGTTTCGCAGCACACGCTCGATATGCGGCTCGCCCAGGCCGACCGCCTGACCAAGGCGACGGGGCTCGACCTAGTGGAGGCCGGCTGGCGCCCGACCTTCGGCAACTACCTCAACCGGGTCACCAAGCCCCGCATCCTGCAGGCGGTCCGCGAAGGCGTCGGCGAGCAGGCCGCGCAGCTCATCGACCACCTGAAGAAGGGCGACATGGCCAAGGAGGCGGAGCGGCTGCTCGCCGAGACCGGCTGGCTCCCGGAACCGCTGCGCCTGATCGCCGAAACCGAGACTTCAGGGACCGAGACGCAGACCGGCGGCGAGGATGACGGCGCGGCGCTGCCCGACTTCCTCGCAGGCGATGACGAGGAGGCCGCCGGCGAAGAAGATGAGCGCCACCCCGTCGCGGCCGAGTGA
- a CDS encoding DUF2958 domain-containing protein, producing the protein MILLTDELREQLLANGRDRDADHFPVVKFFNPLGEGVWLATELDEEGDTLFGLAYLGEPELGSFSLAEMIAVRLPMGLGIERDILFEGLYPISAWAEAARQTGGIREAERVLHAVHRARPDPSAKA; encoded by the coding sequence ATGATCCTCCTGACCGACGAGCTGCGTGAGCAGCTCCTGGCCAACGGCCGCGACCGCGACGCCGACCACTTCCCCGTGGTGAAATTCTTCAATCCCCTCGGCGAAGGGGTTTGGCTCGCAACCGAACTCGACGAGGAGGGCGACACCTTGTTTGGCCTGGCCTATCTCGGCGAACCCGAGCTCGGCTCCTTCAGCCTCGCCGAGATGATCGCCGTGCGACTGCCGATGGGTCTCGGCATCGAGCGTGACATCCTGTTCGAGGGCCTCTATCCGATCTCGGCCTGGGCCGAGGCGGCGCGCCAGACCGGCGGCATCCGCGAGGCCGAACGCGTGCTTCACGCCGTTCATCGCGCGAGGCCCGACCCATCCGCAAAAGCGTAA
- a CDS encoding ArdC family protein, which produces MSRKTATARAGRDRTSLYDEITGKIIGELEAGRVPWVQPWGTAATKAPLAMPRNAATGRHYSGINVLILWGAVIEHGFPGQSWLTFRQVLALGGNVRKGERGTTVVYADRFVPDDKKRRARETGDEAQAIPFLKRFTVFNAAQCEGLPEDVAVAAPPPVPGLIEPQVEALIRAAGIDFRIGGNHAFYVPALDYVQVPPPQAYFEPINWHRTALHELGHATGHPSRLDRDMTGGFGTKKYALEELVAEMNAAFCCASLGIVPTVRHADYIGSWLEVLREDNRAIVRAASQASKAADWLLGFVPADGAALSAEPAIDRRAA; this is translated from the coding sequence ATGTCCAGAAAGACCGCAACCGCTCGCGCCGGCCGGGACCGGACGAGCCTCTATGACGAAATCACCGGCAAAATCATCGGCGAGCTGGAGGCAGGACGCGTCCCCTGGGTCCAGCCCTGGGGAACCGCGGCGACGAAGGCGCCGCTCGCCATGCCGAGGAACGCCGCCACCGGCCGGCATTATTCCGGGATCAACGTACTGATCCTCTGGGGCGCCGTCATCGAGCACGGCTTTCCCGGCCAGAGCTGGCTTACCTTTCGCCAGGTGCTGGCGCTCGGCGGCAATGTCCGCAAGGGCGAGCGCGGCACGACCGTCGTCTATGCCGACCGCTTCGTGCCCGACGACAAGAAGCGGCGGGCCCGCGAAACCGGCGACGAGGCCCAGGCGATCCCCTTCCTGAAGCGCTTCACGGTGTTCAACGCCGCGCAGTGCGAGGGCCTGCCGGAGGACGTCGCGGTCGCAGCGCCGCCGCCGGTGCCGGGCCTGATAGAGCCGCAGGTCGAGGCGCTGATCCGCGCCGCGGGCATAGACTTCCGCATCGGCGGCAATCACGCCTTCTACGTGCCAGCGCTCGACTATGTGCAGGTCCCGCCGCCCCAGGCCTATTTCGAGCCGATCAACTGGCACCGGACCGCGCTGCACGAGCTGGGTCACGCCACCGGCCATCCGTCCCGTCTCGACCGCGACATGACCGGCGGCTTCGGCACCAAGAAATACGCGCTCGAGGAGCTGGTCGCCGAAATGAACGCCGCCTTCTGCTGCGCCTCGCTCGGGATCGTGCCGACGGTGCGGCACGCCGACTACATCGGCTCCTGGCTGGAGGTGCTGCGCGAGGACAATCGCGCCATCGTCCGCGCCGCCAGCCAGGCGAGCAAGGCCGCCGACTGGCTGCTCGGCTTCGTGCCGGCCGATGGGGCCGCGCTGTCGGCCGAGCCTGCGATCGACAGGAGGGCCGCATGA